One region of Synechococcus elongatus PCC 11801 genomic DNA includes:
- the trxB gene encoding thioredoxin-disulfide reductase, which produces MAGVENVVIIGSGPAGLTAAIYAARANLKPLMFEGYQMGGLPGGQLMTTTEVENFPGFPDGITGPELMERMRAQAVRWGAELYTEDVISADLSQRPFRIRSQEREVLANSIIIATGATARRLNLPGEDRLWNNGISACAICDGAAPIFRNGELVVIGGGDTAAEEAVYLTKYAKHVHLLVRSDRMRASKAMQDRVLAHPNVTVHWHTEAIETVGNTLLEAVRVRNNQTGEEKAIAAQGLFYAIGHTPNTQLFEGQIELDSVGYIRTKPNSVETSLEGVFAAGDVQDHEYRQAITAAGTGCAAALLAERYLSAAGLLQEYKQEAAASEPEAKSEAAPAKTAEAPEFDPTAVYHEGSYALRKLYHESDRLLAVLYTAPTCGPCRTLKPILRKVAEEFSDRLHYVLIDIDADPEIAQAAGVVGTPTLQLFKDKAKVDEIRGVKMKSDYRARFEQHL; this is translated from the coding sequence ATGGCTGGCGTTGAAAACGTCGTCATTATTGGTTCGGGTCCCGCTGGTTTGACTGCAGCGATCTATGCAGCTCGGGCCAATCTCAAGCCCTTGATGTTTGAGGGCTATCAGATGGGCGGCCTGCCCGGTGGCCAGTTGATGACGACGACGGAGGTGGAGAACTTTCCGGGTTTCCCCGATGGCATCACTGGCCCTGAGCTGATGGAACGGATGCGTGCTCAGGCTGTGCGTTGGGGTGCTGAACTCTACACCGAAGACGTCATTAGCGCTGACCTCAGCCAGCGTCCGTTCCGGATTCGTTCTCAAGAGCGGGAAGTTCTGGCGAATAGCATCATCATTGCGACGGGGGCAACTGCGCGCCGCCTCAATCTGCCCGGCGAAGATCGGCTCTGGAACAATGGCATCTCGGCCTGTGCGATCTGTGACGGTGCTGCGCCGATCTTCCGCAATGGCGAATTGGTGGTGATTGGCGGCGGTGACACGGCAGCCGAAGAAGCAGTCTATCTGACCAAATACGCCAAGCATGTTCATCTGTTGGTGCGCAGCGATCGCATGCGGGCGAGTAAAGCCATGCAGGATCGTGTGCTGGCGCATCCCAACGTCACGGTTCATTGGCATACCGAAGCGATCGAAACCGTGGGCAATACGCTGCTGGAAGCGGTGCGCGTTCGCAACAACCAAACCGGCGAGGAAAAGGCGATCGCGGCTCAAGGGTTGTTCTATGCGATCGGCCACACCCCGAACACACAGCTGTTTGAAGGCCAGATCGAACTGGATTCAGTTGGCTACATTCGCACCAAGCCCAATTCGGTTGAAACTTCGCTGGAAGGCGTGTTTGCGGCAGGCGACGTGCAGGATCACGAATATCGCCAAGCGATTACGGCTGCGGGAACAGGTTGTGCAGCTGCTCTGCTAGCGGAACGTTACCTGTCAGCGGCTGGCTTGCTGCAGGAATACAAACAGGAAGCAGCGGCGTCGGAACCAGAAGCCAAATCAGAAGCGGCTCCTGCCAAGACAGCTGAAGCCCCTGAGTTTGACCCAACAGCGGTTTACCACGAAGGCAGCTACGCCCTGCGCAAGCTCTACCACGAGTCCGATCGCCTCTTGGCGGTGCTCTACACGGCGCCGACCTGCGGCCCTTGCCGGACGCTAAAGCCGATCTTGCGAAAGGTGGCAGAAGAGTTCTCCGATCGCTTGCACTATGTCTTGATCGACATTGATGCCGATCCGGAGATTGCCCAAGCTGCGGGTGTGGTCGGGACACCAACCCTGCAGCTGTTCAAAGACAAGGCCAAAGTCGATGAGATCCGCGGTGTCAAAATGAAGAGCGATTACCGCGCTCGCTTTGAGCAACATCTCTAG
- the ldpA gene encoding circadian clock protein LdpA: MSASFPLEALQAGHWFKLICGASYQHLPVIRNLALTYALAGADCVDVAAEPAVVRSALAGLKTYQQLTGRDRPWLMVSLNDGEDLHFRRAWFDPDRCPTDCPRPCERVCPTDAINSTGVQRDRCYGCGRCLPICPIGLIEAQAWQVDAAALLPELLDLGIEAIEIHTQVGHQQEFQQLWQQLHPWLPQLQAIAISCPAHPEAIAYLWDLHRLINGSVKTVIWQTDGRPMSGDIGAGTTHAAVRFAQTMLTDGPPGHVQLAGGTNAHTVAKLQELQLLAPQATRSVAGIACGGAARTPLADLLEPLAEQQRSLEAHPEVLQSAVITAIALVGPLKQAVSGATRSIPAFLLQTP; encoded by the coding sequence GTGAGTGCCTCATTCCCCCTCGAAGCTCTACAAGCGGGTCACTGGTTCAAGCTGATCTGTGGCGCAAGCTACCAGCATCTACCAGTGATCCGTAACCTCGCTCTGACCTATGCTCTTGCGGGTGCGGATTGCGTCGATGTCGCCGCTGAGCCAGCGGTTGTTCGTTCAGCTTTGGCGGGTCTGAAAACCTATCAACAACTGACCGGACGCGATCGCCCTTGGCTGATGGTCAGCCTCAACGATGGCGAGGATCTGCACTTCCGCCGCGCTTGGTTTGACCCCGATCGCTGCCCCACTGATTGCCCCCGACCCTGCGAGCGGGTCTGTCCCACGGATGCAATCAACTCTACTGGCGTTCAACGTGATCGCTGTTATGGCTGTGGTCGCTGCCTACCAATCTGTCCGATCGGCCTGATTGAAGCCCAGGCTTGGCAAGTCGATGCCGCCGCCCTCCTGCCGGAATTGCTGGATCTGGGGATCGAGGCGATCGAGATCCATACCCAAGTTGGGCATCAACAAGAGTTTCAACAGCTCTGGCAACAACTGCACCCTTGGCTGCCGCAACTCCAGGCGATCGCGATTAGCTGTCCTGCCCATCCCGAGGCGATCGCCTATCTCTGGGATCTGCACCGCTTGATCAATGGATCGGTCAAAACGGTGATTTGGCAGACGGACGGACGTCCCATGAGTGGCGATATTGGAGCCGGTACCACCCATGCGGCAGTCCGTTTTGCCCAAACCATGCTGACTGATGGCCCACCGGGGCACGTGCAGCTAGCGGGCGGCACCAATGCCCACACTGTCGCTAAGCTGCAAGAGCTACAGCTGTTAGCGCCTCAGGCTACCCGTTCTGTTGCGGGGATCGCCTGCGGTGGAGCAGCGCGCACACCGTTGGCTGATCTGCTAGAGCCTCTGGCTGAACAGCAGCGATCCCTCGAAGCGCATCCCGAAGTTCTGCAATCCGCAGTGATAACGGCGATCGCCTTAGTGGGACCGCTCAAACAAGCGGTGAGTGGTGCAACGCGATCGATTCCGGCCTTCCTCCTACAAACCCCCTGA